Sequence from the Megalops cyprinoides isolate fMegCyp1 chromosome 9, fMegCyp1.pri, whole genome shotgun sequence genome:
ACAGCTGCTGTCATtgtcccagaatgcaatgcagACGGAACCTACTTGCAGGTACTGACTCCAAGCTCTGGCAGGACACTAAAGTCTGtattcgcacacacacaccggcagTGCATACGGCTGTGACTGTATGCACAAAGCGAAAGCAACGACCAAAAGTTAACTTCAGCATTCGCTGAGAAAGCCAGTGAAACTGCCTCGCAGTGAATTTCCCATTCCCTTCCAACCTCAGCGAAGACAGAGAGATAAGTGGCAGCAGTGAATAACAGGCCGCTGGGCATGTCACTCGGGTGACTAATTGCACACCCTcggtgaaaataaacagcacctCCTTTAGCGGTGAAGATGGGGCCTCGTGACGCCCCTGCCGGGTTTCGTAACGCTGAATGACGCAGAGCTCTGCTTCGTCTCTGCCTACCGATCGGCATAGCTGGGAAAGAGATGGACGCAAACCCAGTGCGAACGCTGTTTATTTGAATATAAGTGAGCCACGGCACTATGGTTACGCCCGCTGAGCTCTTGGGGAGTCATCACAATGGAATGGAGCAGATCTTGGTGTTCTTTTCGATTGGGGATTGTCCTCCTGCCAGCCATAAGAGGGGTGTATGGGTGGGGGCGCCGTCAGTTGATTAGATGGTTGAAGAAATTGAAGCATGTTAGCATGCAGCCCAAGGGCAGTAACAGGTGAATAGGTGTCAGGGTCTATAGAAGTGCCAACACTGCATTATACTACAGCTAAACAGTGGGAAATATCAACAAACGAACAGCAATGAGACGGTGCCAGGCAGTTCCTCTGTAGGGCCAAGCGGAGAAATGTGGGCACCTGAGATTGAGTGAAGCATTGTCCTCAAGTGGCCAgacacccccaaacccccaaccgccccccccccccccccccacacacacacacacacacacacacacaatcccagcCCGGTCGTGTCTGTGTACCGCCAGGTGCAGTGCCACAGTCAGACAGGGTATTGCTGGTGCTCCACTCCGGATGGGAAGCCAATCGGTGGTACCTCCATCCTTCATCAGAAACCCAACTGCACAGGTGAGCCAGCAGCCAGGCTCTCTCACCCAAGGAGGAGAGTACATTGTCTATGCAAGGGTCAAAACGCCGGGGGGGGGTTAAAGTAGAGATTCTTCCATCAgacatttgtgtctgtgtgcgtctgcacATTTATTTGTCTCTCCACAGTTCATTACTGCTGGTGGAAGTGAGTAGTTCCAGCAGTGTTTGCCAGTCCTGGTCACAGAGACCCACGGTGTGTTGGGTTTCATTCTATCTGAGTTCTCACTTGTTTAGGTTTGTTAGTCAAAGCTGCcctttatttgaataaatacatgtatttatctCTGTTTAGTCTTATATAATTATTTGTGAAGAAAATATGCTgttacagatgtgtttgtactAATATGACAAGACGAAAGCTGTTCGATATACTTTATGTGAATTCAGTATAGCTGTCACAATTAAATGTTATTAGTTGTTTGATGTCTTTTTGTAGGCCCCATTGAACAGGTAATTACTCTTAATTGATTAAGGGGACtatttgtttgtattattaatttatttaagggaatcaaatgaatagaaataacGTATAATTCTGTTTGAGCAAACATATTTCCAACACCCCATATCTGTAACTGAGAACTGACAGCAGACATTTCCAGGAATCCAAACACCATCAGACTTAATTAACTGAGAACTCAATTGGAGTGAAAGCCAGCATGCACAGTGGGTGTCCGGGACCGGGATTATTAAACACTTGGTTTTAGTGTCATTAGgtgaccactagagggagccagTGTAGAaatgagctggaaaaaaaatccaaggaGGATTAAGATTCTGAATGCGCTACTTGATTTGCAATAAATTGATGGTAGATTTCAGGTAAgccctgagagagacacagaatgTTTCATACCATTTTATTATAATTCAGTGCAATAAGTAGTGATTTTGGACAAGGCTGTCATTATGATTATGATCATTGCTGTTGTCTTCGGGAGATATGGTATGTCTCTTGAATGAATAATACCtataaatgaatgatatgtGAAGCCTACTATTGCCTAATTGTCATGCTCATTAGTGATGGATATTTTCTTGTGTCAAAAAGGTCAGTTAACTGAAACTCAGTCCAATATGGAGTCAGCTCCAAGAGGTAAGACTATATGAGCCTACTGTTACAACCTTAACAGTGGTTTAAGCCACCAGGCCTCAGAGCTCCATTAGAACCGGAACCACTATTTATATTATGATAGGAACAGCCATTCTTTTACTAGCAGAGTTCGGTGGTTAATTAGGGTAAAACTCCTGCTAAGGTTGTTCCATTTAGTCCCACTGGGTCAATGTATGAGTGTCCTTTCATACACACTCAGCACACTTACAGACTCAGatatatccacacacatgcaagtatgaacacacacacacacacgcacacaccctcacccacacgcatgcacacatgcacaaattcAAGTACTTACAcattaatatataatgtatgaaaatccacaaaatgcagacacaaatgccagtatgtacacacacatggaaGTATGCATgcattcagcacacacacaaaaacagtattttcctttctttgctttgtctttGCTGTGCTGGGAGTAGATAGCTCTAACCTGAGTAATAGTGGCCTTTGAACTGTTCCTGTCTCTGAATGCAGAGGATGGAAGCAGGCTCAGACCCACCACTGACCCAGCCAATGCCCCTCCACTGCGTTCTGCAGGTACGAGAGAACCACACTGCTAAAGCTCTAACAATCTTCAGTCTGTGGCCTCCATTACCGAAACACCTCATTCTACTGACGTCTTTTTCACTTTCATGTAGAAATCACAGCTCCTCCATTTTGGGTGACCATACTGTTGAACTCTGACCCCAAAGGGAACCGCTCTTCCAAGCATCCCACAGGTGACCTCGGTCAGCTTGACCAGATACGTGTATTGACAGCCAATTCAGAAAGAGATTTGCTATGCTTCGGCCTGTGAATTAGGGATTTATGATTAATGTCTTGCTTAGTGCGTAGAGGCTGAGTGTAATTGCTCAGCGTGTCTAGACACTGTCTGCTCTTACCATCAAACTTTTCAGCGTGACCTCAATGTATTGCATGTGTTAACTTTGCGTCTATAGGACCAATTACAACTAATGTAGTCTTTTAGCCTGCATGGCAATTATGATGATGGGTCTAACTCCGGATGAACCATGGCTGTTGTAATTGCTGGTGTTATTCATTAGACAATCCCAGAGAGTGCCTCGGGTTCTCattaaattgtgaaatattaaagtTGACATTAGTGTAATTGTGCTGTAATGAATCAATCGCTCAGTTAGAAATGGCGCGGTTCTGTCTGACCTCCGGCCCTGCGCCTGGCAGTGCGGAGGGTGTGCGTGAGCTGACCCCGTTCGCGTGCGTATGTGAACGTGCGTGttctgcacgtgtgtgtgcccGCAGACACCCCCCTGACGTGTGAGCGGGAGCGGGCGGGGGCGCTGGCAGCGGTGCGCCACCTGGGGCAGGAGGAGAGGTTTGTGCCGGAGTGCAGCGTGGACGGGCGTTACAGCCCGGTGCAGTGCCACGTGGCCACCGGCTACTGCTGGTGCGTGCGGGTGGACACGGGACGCCCTCTGCCGGGGACGTCCACCAGGTAACGTGCCGAAGGCCAGACactctgcgcacacacacacacacacaattcctacgaatgcacacatacacacgtgccTGCCACTTACCAATCACACATACGCATATGATGTACTGTGATTGAATTATCGTGATGTGGTTGGAAAGAATGGCTTGACGTGAAAAGGCCCTGGAGGACAGAGAGTGAGCAAAGAAAATTAGGCTCTGGTTAGGGCCTAAATGAAAGAGAGGGCACAGTGCAACCCTATGGCTCTCTCCAGGAATCAGTTGCCGGACTGCACAGCCGGGGAGACAGACAAGCGCTACGGTGACAGACCTCTGCCAGGTGAGCCCTTCTCTCACTGTTTGAGCTACAGTATCCAGTGCTgtagtgctctctctctcactgtctgagATACAGTGTCCGGTGCTGtagtgctctctctcactgtctgagATACAGTGTCCAGTGCTGTAgtgctctctcactgtctgagCTACAGTGTCCGGTGCTGTAgtgctctctcactgtctgagCTACAGTGTCCAGTGCTGtagtgctctctctcactgtctgagCTACAGTGTCCGGTGCTGTAGTGCTCAATATCTGTCTGAGCTACAGTGTCCAGTGCTGtagtgctctctctcactgtctgagCTACAGTATCCAGTGCTGtagtgctctctctcactgtctgagCTACAGTATCCAGTGCTGtagtgctctctctcactgtctgagCTACAGTGTCCAGTGCTGtagtgctctctctcactgtctgagCTACAGTGTCCGGTGCTGTAGTGCTCAATATCTGTTTGAGCTACAGTGTCCGGTGCTGTAGTGCTCTCTATCTGTTTGAGCTACAGTGTCCAGTGCTGTAGTGCTCTCTATCTGTCTGAGCTACAGTGTCTGGTGCTgtagtgctctctctctcactgtctgagCTACAGTGTCCAGTGCTGTAGTGCTCTCTATCTGTCTGAGCTACAGTGTCCGGTGCTGtagtgctctctctcactgtctgagATACAGTGTCCAGTGCCCCAATGCTTTGTCTCTCAATCTCCCTGTTTAATTGCACAATGAAATCATATTATATCTGTTTTGCCCCctcgttttctctctctgcccttgcCTTTTTTATGTCtggtttttctttctctcttcctttcttgtTCCCTTTCTCTTTGGTCAAGATCTGCCTCTGCTCAGCCTGTCAGTGAAGACACATtctattcatttgtatttaattttaggGTATTAAATCAAATCAAGTTTTATAACTTTGTCTCTTTATCCTGAAGTTCCAAAATGTGTCTTTTGATATTTGATTCATAAATGGGCTGAATTAGATTAGTATTAgcattaatatcattattagcatcacatatttatttaagaatAAAATTTCCCTTCctcatttccttccctccctctcactctccttctgcCTATTTCTGTCCCTCTCGTTGTCCCTCTCTGTTGCAGGGTGCCCCGGTGCTCGTAAGAAGGAGTTTCTGCGGAGTCTGGTGCGAGCTCTTCAGCAGGAGGCCAGACAGGCCGGAGGAGTGCTCGGCCCTCACCGGTCCGTGTTTCGCCTCTCTCACAGCGTCTCCGAGTCTCACCAGCGGCTCCCTCCCAAATTCCGTTTCAGAAACCTTAGAAACAATGCGTAATTGGCACGATAAATTATTTCCTTTATCTCTCTTTCAGATAGAAAGTTCTGAGAGAGACTTTTATCTGTAGCATCCCTGCTAAATGGGAAACCACTGCAGTCATCTGGCTCAGATCAAATGgtagatgtgtgtgttgtgaaatTGTCAGCAGATACTTATCTCTGATTgttttcctcctgctctccccacaACATAACTGTTCAGTTCCAGTGGTCAATTCGTATTGTGTAGGCGTGCTTCAGAAATTGTGGTTTGATCTTGTGGCAAGCAATACACTTTTACAATAAGAGTGCTcttgtgaaaatacattttatctcAGCAGCTGGCAGCTCATACATATAGATTGTTCGCCGTTTCCCAGCTGTGAGGTCCATACGAAATAAGATTTTCCCATGGTGCCTGCCAAAGGTTTattgtgtgtctgcaggaggaAATTCATGAGCTTGTGTTTATTAGAACTGACATTTACCCTCAGCTTGGTATTCCAGACAGGTCACACTAGCCCATACAGGACTTCTTggtatcaaaataaaactttcTTGAGAAAAACTAAAAGTATAAGAGAATTGGTTGCCTTTATTGATCAGAACCTTAAGGATTAATTGGTACAAACCCATGTGAAATGCTCTGCTTTCAAGAAACCACAGCTTATACGCATTTTCTCATAACAGGGGTCCATTATGTGTCTGAGAACAGGGAAGTAAAGATGTTGCTCAAATCTGACATAAATAATGTAGCTCCAGTATTTTATATAATTGTCAGACAGTATAATTGTATGATTCCTCAGAATCGAAAGTTCCATGTCGCAGCATAAGAGGTTTCCTCTGCCCTTTCTTTCTCAGGGTTGAAGACCTGCCCATGTCACTTTCGGCAtcccccactccctccaccccctctcccggCCCGTCCGAAGGAGGCGCGTCGGGCCCGGGCGAGGCCGAGAGGGCCCTGCGGTGGTACTTCCTGCAGCTGGACGCGGACGGCAGCGGGGTCCTGAGCGAGCGGGAGGCCCGCCCCCTCCGCCTCTACCTGCGCCGGAGGCTGCGGCCGCGCCGCTGCGCCAAGAAGTTTGCGCAGCACTGCGACCGCGACAGCGACCGCGGCCTGACGCTGGCCGAGCTCACCGCCTGCCTGGGGCTGTGAGGTGAGACCCGGGGGGGGGAGGCATCATGGCTGCGCAGGGTGTGTACGGCTCTGTGTTCTGCTAGATTGGATTGCAGAATTTGTGTCCCTGGTAGGTATGATCAgttgttttgaattaaattaattccGGTGATGTGATTTGGACTCGGCATATTGCATTTGTGCTAAGCAAGAGAGTACAATTTAACCTGTAGATCTCAACGGCATCCCTATGTAGTTACAGTATTGTAGTGTACATCAGTTAAATGGTATTATCAGTACAGTGTTATCAGTGAAACGCAGCTGTGGTTACTGGAGATGTTGTACTTTTTACCTTAcgttttttttgctttgcagacacccTGGTCCAGAGTGACCTGTGTATCTTAGGTGTAATCCATGTAGGCAGACTGTGAGATCAAGGGTTAACAGCACTGCCCACCtaggagtcaaaccagcaaccctttagTTATTACCTGCTttttaccattacaccacactgctgccccaccaAAGGGAGGTGTGGAGGGATGGAGGGCAAAGCGAGTGTGCGGAGGTGCATTTTGAGGAGGAGCAAAGGGGAATTTGAGTAAATCATTTTTAGAGGTTGAGAGAAAACTGAAAGAGTTTTGCATACATACGCAGGGCAGTGCGTAAGGGTACCCTGAGCAGGCCTAACAGTGCGGGACGGTCTGTGAGGCAACGTTTGCCTTGTCCAGCCCATGTGGCAGTCACAGCTCAGGCTTGCATGGTGGGTGTCTGTCTGCGAGCAAGTTTGACTGACACATCCTTATCTGTCCTCCTGAATactgtcaggggaaaaaaaaaaaacatcccaccAAAATAAGGAGCTCCATACACTATCAAGCAACATCATCTCCCCCTGCGGTAAGAGATGTGAGAGCCTGGACaaactgtgtgggtgtgtgttaaCAGAGTAACAGAGGACGTGTGTTCTCGCCCAGATATCGAGCCCTCTCGGGTCTCTCAGGCAGCTCCCTCGGCGCTTAAGGTCGGGCCGACCAGGCCCAGATGTGTGggcgccctctccctctctccccgtcccCCTCTGCGGAGcgagagaagcagagagcaagagagcggAGAAGAGAGGCTCTTTTCATTCTGTAGGCTGGCGCTCACGCACGAGAGACTGTTGATTTTGGCCCCATGtcagataaattaaaatattggcgtgtgtttatgtacataataaaaccaaaataaacccaaaAGCGAATTGGCCACCCCCGCCGCCcgccgtcttttttttttccaccaatttTTCAGTCTCTTAGCTCAAGCATGGGTGACAGCCGAGGAAAACTCAGTTGAGGAGGGAGAAGTCAGGTGAGAAGTGTGGCAGTAAGGCAGGCCAAATGTAAATACTCGACCAGACccttgctcctctctctctctctctctctctctctctctcacactcacacacacacacacacacacacacacatacacaatttaACTTAACTTAACTGACGTGTGTGCACGTTTGGG
This genomic interval carries:
- the LOC118782963 gene encoding SPARC-related modular calcium-binding protein 1-like: MLALSLLCRVLPLVLLAASVQTADKSQLLISESMCVTNCTRGRHRAVCGSNGRMYKSLCAFQRAQCLNAQLRSMPNSHCKEPVQSKCQLARTQALESSSPSDTAAVIVPECNADGTYLQVQCHSQTGYCWCSTPDGKPIGGTSILHQKPNCTGQLTETQSNMESAPREDGSRLRPTTDPANAPPLRSAEITAPPFWVTILLNSDPKGNRSSKHPTGDLDTPLTCERERAGALAAVRHLGQEERFVPECSVDGRYSPVQCHVATGYCWCVRVDTGRPLPGTSTRNQLPDCTAGETDKRYGDRPLPGCPGARKKEFLRSLVRALQQEARQAGGVLGPHRVEDLPMSLSASPTPSTPSPGPSEGGASGPGEAERALRWYFLQLDADGSGVLSEREARPLRLYLRRRLRPRRCAKKFAQHCDRDSDRGLTLAELTACLGL